The stretch of DNA TTCCCCCAGATTAccatattaacccctcgttccatgtgtctctcctcaggccagtggtGGCTGAtccactccaggagtctgaggtgcaggaggttcctccgccccctctggacatcaagGAGGCCCCGGCGTATGGTCAGGAGGAGAGATGTTGGGTGCCGTTGGAGGACGTTTGGACCCTTCGTTGCTGCTGGatttccaccgtctccatccggatcgccctgcgcctcgtcctccggctcgtccccgaggtcggtgcgctgctggagccgcgtgtCAGGGGGGGGTCCTGTCATGACATCCaccaaagtcggtccctctccttgttcgggcggcgttctaGCGGTCGACGTCACCATTCTTCTAGCCATctccgatccacttttcattttcaatttgttttgtatttgttttacacacctggtttcaattccccaattacatgttcattatttaaccctctgttttccccatggttcttgtgcgtgtttgtttgttGTATTTACAGTCCGTATTGTGGGCTAGGTATTATCGACTTGTATTTTCAAGTCTTGAGTAAAATTTACGtgtattactcatctctgctgtcccgcgcctgactcctctgcaccaccTACACCCAGACCTATTACTGAGGTGTCATTTTCTCAGGCGCCAACATCTCTTCTTCACACTCAAAAGTAGCCGCACTTATCACATACTGTGTTTGACATCTTAACTAAATCCATCACACAGGAGTCATGAAGCCAGCCTGGTGGAATGTATAATGAATAAGTGAGACTTTGATGAGGCTCTTCCTCTGAGTCAGAACCTATGAATAGGGTCAAGATTTCACTTCTTCTTTTACTCTTCACAAACTGGGTGAATTCTTCTGAGTGGCAGGAACAGCTATCTCTCATACTTTCCTTGCATTGATTTTGTTTGTGccgtaaaacaaataaaaaatagaggactttgttgaagtaccGAAGGTTCATTTGATAAACTGAGACCCTGCATTGAAAAGAGACATGGAGGCTGTTTTAGGACTGTTGGTGATCTCCGCCAGATTGTATCATGGTAAGAAACATCTTTATATGTGTTGGCTTCCCTCTTCTTTTATGCCGAATATAATATCAGGAGTCTTGTATATCATGTAGCAGAAATGACGGCTGATGAGGGACAATTTTCAGAACACGGTAGAAGACAGTTGTCTCTTTACTCATTGTCCCATAATAATGATCACTGACTTAATGATCCCTATCACGTTGATGCTGTTGGTTTGGTTATACTGTTAGCCGCTTGTATCATAATCTGAAAAATTATACATGACTTGACCTGGGTTAGAACAGTGATAGTCACTACATTGTCTATTCTTCTTGATCTTCAGGCTTGGAGACTTCCTGTGATGCTAGAGAAGATGGATCTCAGTGTTATGGAGCTCTGGGAGGAACTGTCTATCTCCAGCTGGTGACTGATGCCACGAGATATGAACTCTCATTTTGGAAAGGCTCAACTGGTGCTAAAACAGAGATACTCAAAATGAAGAAGGACAAACTGGTAATAAGAAACCCCCTCATTATAGACAGAGTACACTTCTTTATAAACAATGGGACATTGAGGATAAATAACATAAGAAGGAATGATTCTGGTGAATACCTGCTAGAAACATTTAGTTCAAACGGGCGAATGTGGACCAGAGAAATACAACTGTTCATCAAAGGTAAATAAATAACTTTCCAAATAATTATTACAAATGGTAACTTTGACAAGCTCTACATATTGCTCTGGCTAAACTACACATATGTGACTGCTTAATAATCAAAATAATGAGAAATGCATTTTATGTGTAACCATGGAGTCATTTTATTTTCAAATGTTACTGTAGTTGTTACATAGAGTCATAACCACATCCATCAACATTAAATCATCTGTTGGTTATTTGAAATGCAGTCATTATGTGTCATGAATCTGCTGCTCCTGTTGACTACAGTAGTTTCTGTGGCTTTCAAGAAGAAtggctggtgttgtgttctaatgtgTTTTGCCCTCTTACTACAGTTACATATCCTTCTTCCCCCACAGCTCCAGTGTCCAGTCCTCAGCTGTCCTCTGAGTGTCTGTCCCatggagaggtgagggtgtcCTGCTACTCTGAGGGGGATGGTCCCCAGTACAGCTGGACTCTGGATGGACAGACACTGAGAGACACTGAGACCTTTCCTGGTGATGAGACAAACACCATCACTCTGAAGAAAGGCCTGTCAGGAGATCTCACCTGTACCATCAGAAACAACATCAGCAGTGATACTGTCAGCAGGAGAATCTCACACTGTCCAGGTAATCAACTGTTAAATTTACTTTGTTAAAAAAACATTATGATCAACAATATCAATGAttaatgataataatgatgatgattataATGATCGATGATCAATTCTTATCAATAAGAATTGACCTGTTTCGAAACAACACATTTGCCAGTATTTACATGTAATTCAGATACGAATGTGATTACTGTTGTTTGGATTGCCTACAGGGCTGATATATGTTAACTGCACCTTATGAAACGGGACAAATGTATTAGAGTGGGTGAATGCCACTTGTAATACCCTGTGTGTTGAGTCTACAACAGTGGCGACTGTGACTGAGTCCACCACCAGTAAAACCTCCACTGGTAAGGGATAATGTTGAtattgataatgatgatgatgatgatgatgattattattattatgattgacgtcatcatcatcataatcatgACCTCTAGGGCAGTGGTTCTTAACCTGGGTTCGATCGAACCCCAGGGGTTCGGTGAGTCAGTCTCAGGGGTTCGGTGGAGGTCAAGACACACATCCGACTCATATGATTCGTGATGACACGCCCCGCTTGGCCATCATTGGCTGCAGGTGATCACGCTACATCACTTGGCCTATCTGTGCTGCAGGGAATTTGGTGCACTCAGTAGTCGACTTGTGACTGTCGTGATGGTACGTCTTGTGATTTCTTTCTTAATATTTGAATCCCTTCATACTTACTATGTCGAGCAAAAAAAGAAAGTGGTCGGACGAATATGTACAATATGGATTCACATGTATAACGGAGTGTGATGGGAGTTAGCGTCCTAACTGCATGATTTGCAATGCCAAGTTGAGCAATTTTAGCCTAGCACCGGCAAAACTAAGAGAACACTTCCTTAAGCTGCATGGAGATGGAAAATACAAGAACACAACGCTCGCTGAATTCAAGGTGAAGATAGCCAGATTCGATGAAAAGGCTACTCTGCCTGTTCTCGGCTTTGTACCATCCACAAACCGATCCTCACAGCATCGTACGAAGTTGCTTACCTGATCGCAAAGCAGGGCAAACCACACACCATCGGTGAAACACTTGCTGGGTTGAAGATGGCGAATATCATGCTGGGAAAAGAGGCTGAAGTTAAGTTATCCCAAATTCCTCTTTCAAACGACACCATCAGCGACAGAATAGAGGACATGAGCGAAGACATCTTGGCTCATGTAGTTGCAGATCTGATTTCAAGCGCGGCAAAATTCAGCCTTCAACCCGACGAGACCACAGACGTTTCCAATCTAAGCCAGCTTGCTGTATTCGTGCGCTATGTGAAAGACGACGTGATAAAGgaagattttttattttgtaagCCTCTTACAACAACAACTAAGGCAGCCGATGTGAAGAAACTTGTGGATGACTTCTTCAAAGACATCAATCTTTCGTGGGATATGGTTTCTGCAGTTTGTTCGGATGGAGCTCCAGTCATGCTGGGAAGAAAGTCTGGTTTTGGTGCGCTAGTGAAAGCCGATGCACCACACATCATTGTTACGGATTGTATTCTGCACAGGCATGCGTTGGCAACAAAAACCTTGCCTCCAAAACTGGCAGAAGTATTAAAAATTGTAGTGGAATGCGTGAACTATGTGCAAACCAGTGCTCTGAGGCACCGCATCTTCAGTGATCTGTGTAAAGAAATGGGCTCTGAATTCGAGGTACTTCTGTACCATTCTAACGTTCGGTGGTTATCCCAGGGACAGGTGCTGAATCGTGTTTTTGCCGTGCGTGTGGAATTAGCCCTGTTTTTGCAAGAGCACCAACATTGTCATGCAGATTGCTTCAAAAATTCTGAGTTCATTCTCATTTTAGCGTACATGGCTGATATCTTCACAGCTCTCAATCATCTCAATCAAAAGATGCAGGGCGGTGGAGTCAACATCATCGAAGCGGAGGAAAACCTGAAGGCTTTTCAAAAAAAGATACCGTTATGGAAACGACGAACAGAGAACGATAACTTCGCAAACTTTCCCCTGCTGGACGACTGTGTAAGTAAGATCGAAGATGTATCTGGAATCGGAGACATTTCTGTACCCGCAGAACTGAAGCAAGCAATTGCCGCGCACTTAGATGAGCTTGCAAAGTCTCTCGACGGATACTTCCCTACAAGAGAGTCATATCCAGCATGGGTGAGACAGCCGTTCGCGTTTAGTGTTGAGACAACAGATGTCAATGATGAATACCTCGATGGAATCATTGAAATTCAGCAGAGCCAGGTTCAACAGCAACTCTTCAGAACAACAACGCTTTCAACGTTTTGGTGTCAACAATTGGTAACGTACCCTGTTATTGCTAAGAAAGCTCTGGAGATATTCATACCGTTTGTTACAACATATCTTTGCGAGCAATCCTTTTCGAGGATGCTGGACATAAAAACGAAGAAAAGGAACAGACTTTGTTGCGAAAATGACATGAGTGGCACTTGCCAAGGTGAAGCCGCACATTTCTGAACTGGTCTCTGAAAGGCAACAGCAGAAGTCACACTGATTTGCAGTAAATATTCattattatgtttttgtttttgtgtgaaaATCATGTTTTGATGATTTTGATTTTTGAACACACAGTGTTGATGTTCATGCATGGTTCATTTTGTGCACCAGTAAAATATATACCTCTGTTTTGAATTTgaaaaaatcatattttatttttccaATTAAGAAGGGTTCGGTGAATGCGCATATGAAACTGGTGGGGTTCAGTACCTCCAACAAGGTTAAGAACCACTGCTCTAGGGTCGTTCCACAA from Salvelinus fontinalis isolate EN_2023a chromosome 29, ASM2944872v1, whole genome shotgun sequence encodes:
- the LOC129827798 gene encoding T-cell surface antigen CD2-like isoform X2, producing MEAVLGLLVISARLYHGLETSCDAREDGSQCYGALGGTVYLQLVTDATRYELSFWKGSTGAKTEILKMKKDKLVIRNPLIIDRVHFFINNGTLRINNIRRNDSGEYLLETFSSNGRMWTREIQLFIKAPVSSPQLSSECLSHGEVRVSCYSEGDGPQYSWTLDGQTLRDTETFPGDETNTITLKKGLSGDLTCTIRNNISSDTVSRRISHCPGTGFNVFVYFQLAEVFILLTICVGSYCFYKKKTYPQEQDDVE
- the LOC129827798 gene encoding T-cell surface antigen CD2-like isoform X1, translating into MEAVLGLLVISARLYHGLETSCDAREDGSQCYGALGGTVYLQLVTDATRYELSFWKGSTGAKTEILKMKKDKLVIRNPLIIDRVHFFINNGTLRINNIRRNDSGEYLLETFSSNGRMWTREIQLFIKAPVSSPQLSSECLSHGEVRVSCYSEGDGPQYSWTLDGQTLRDTETFPGDETNTITLKKGLSGDLTCTIRNNISSDTVSRRISHCPEHSVEISSWAGTGFNVFVYFQLAEVFILLTICVGSYCFYKKKTYPQEQDDVE
- the LOC129827798 gene encoding uncharacterized protein LOC129827798 isoform X3, which encodes MEAVLGLLVISARLYHGLETSCDAREDGSQCYGALGGTVYLQLVTDATRYELSFWKGSTGAKTEILKMKKDKLVIRNPLIIDRVHFFINNGTLRINNIRRNDSGEYLLETFSSNGRMWTREIQLFIKAPVSSPQLSSECLSHGEVRVSCYSEGDGPQYSWTLDGQTLRDTETFPGDETNTITLKKGLSGDLTCTIRNNISSDTVSRRISHCPGLIYVNCTL